The proteins below come from a single Thermodesulfobacteriota bacterium genomic window:
- the serS gene encoding serine--tRNA ligase, protein MLDLKYVRENIPAVEEMLRKRRSSLSLEGFVALDRARREKLVEVERMRAERNAASEEIGRLRREKKDAAELMARMKALSETLKAAEGELPEIERRMEEFLLSIPNVPDPSVPEGAGEEDNPTVRTWGDPPAFPFPVKDHVDLGAELDILDFDRAAKIAGGRFCLSKGAGALLERALISFMLDIHTREHGYLEVLPPFMANSASFLGTGQLPKFEEDLFRVAGTDYYLVPTAEVPVTNIYRDEILPGEALPVKMTAYTPCFRAEAGSYGKDTRGMIRQHQFNKVELVKICRPEQSADELEKLTTDAEDILKRLRLPYRVITLCTGDMGFSSAKTYDIEVWLPSQERYREISSCSTFTDFQARRAKIRFRDGASGKPRLAHTLNGSGLAVGRTAVAVLENYQREDGTVEIPEALRPYMGGMERIGKR, encoded by the coding sequence ATGCTCGATCTGAAATACGTCCGGGAGAACATTCCCGCGGTGGAGGAGATGCTGAGGAAGCGGCGGTCCTCCTTGTCGCTCGAGGGGTTCGTCGCGCTGGACCGGGCGCGGCGGGAGAAACTCGTCGAGGTGGAAAGGATGCGCGCCGAGCGCAACGCCGCCTCGGAGGAGATCGGCCGGCTGCGGCGGGAGAAGAAGGACGCCGCGGAGCTGATGGCGCGGATGAAGGCGCTGTCGGAAACCCTCAAGGCGGCCGAAGGCGAGCTGCCGGAGATCGAACGGAGGATGGAGGAGTTCCTCCTCTCCATCCCGAACGTCCCGGACCCGTCCGTCCCCGAAGGGGCGGGGGAAGAGGACAATCCCACCGTCCGGACGTGGGGCGATCCGCCCGCGTTCCCTTTCCCGGTGAAGGACCACGTGGACCTGGGGGCGGAGCTCGACATCCTCGACTTCGACCGGGCGGCGAAGATCGCCGGCGGCCGGTTCTGCCTCTCGAAGGGGGCCGGGGCGCTCCTGGAGCGGGCGCTCATCTCCTTCATGCTCGACATCCACACGCGGGAGCACGGCTACCTGGAGGTGCTGCCCCCCTTCATGGCGAACAGCGCGTCGTTCCTCGGCACCGGCCAGCTCCCCAAGTTCGAGGAGGACCTGTTCCGCGTCGCGGGGACCGACTACTACCTCGTCCCGACGGCGGAAGTGCCCGTGACCAACATCTACCGGGACGAGATCCTCCCGGGGGAGGCGCTCCCGGTCAAGATGACCGCCTACACGCCGTGCTTCCGCGCGGAGGCGGGCTCCTACGGCAAGGACACCCGCGGCATGATCCGGCAGCACCAGTTCAACAAGGTGGAGCTGGTCAAGATCTGCCGCCCGGAGCAGTCCGCCGACGAGCTCGAGAAGCTCACTACCGACGCGGAGGACATCCTGAAGCGGCTCCGCCTGCCGTACCGGGTGATCACCCTCTGCACGGGCGACATGGGGTTCTCCTCCGCCAAGACGTACGACATCGAGGTCTGGCTCCCCTCCCAGGAGCGGTACCGGGAGATCTCCTCCTGCAGCACCTTCACCGACTTCCAGGCGCGCCGCGCGAAGATCCGGTTCCGGGACGGGGCATCGGGAAAGCCGCGCCTGGCGCACACGCTGAACGGATCGGGGCTGGCGGTGGGCAGGACGGCCGTGGCGGTCCTCGAGAATTACCAGCGGGAGGACGGCACCGTGGAGATCCCCGAGGCGCTGCGCCCTTACATGGGCGGGATGGAGCGGATCGGTAAGCGATAA
- a CDS encoding rubredoxin-like domain-containing protein: MAPKRWECVVCGYIHEGDEPPEICPVCDAPKEMFRPLED, translated from the coding sequence GTGGCCCCGAAACGCTGGGAATGCGTCGTCTGCGGGTATATCCACGAAGGGGACGAGCCGCCGGAGATCTGCCCGGTGTGCGACGCACCGAAAGAGATGTTCCGGCCGCTGGAGGACTAG
- a CDS encoding ferritin family protein, with the protein MGNRAEIVVAVHLAMDREKEAAALYLQFAKAVKEPKAKDVLIRLASDEVGHLDKLERHLSSVLAGKDWVIPHAALMEAMAARFTKSMKLELPTVSDITQADEIRILELALERELNANLQYLAMAESAEPGEAREMFLALAKEEDLHAKVLRAEVDSIGQFGFWFDMQEFTMEK; encoded by the coding sequence ATGGGAAATCGTGCGGAGATCGTCGTCGCCGTCCACCTGGCCATGGACCGTGAAAAGGAGGCCGCCGCCCTCTACCTGCAGTTCGCCAAGGCGGTGAAGGAGCCCAAGGCCAAAGATGTGCTCATCCGCCTCGCCTCCGACGAGGTGGGGCACCTGGACAAGCTCGAGCGGCACCTTTCCTCCGTCCTGGCGGGAAAGGATTGGGTGATCCCCCACGCCGCCCTCATGGAGGCGATGGCGGCGCGGTTCACGAAGAGCATGAAGCTCGAGCTGCCGACCGTCTCCGATATCACGCAGGCGGACGAGATCCGGATCCTGGAGCTGGCGCTGGAGCGGGAGCTGAACGCGAACCTCCAGTACCTCGCCATGGCGGAAAGCGCGGAGCCGGGCGAGGCGAGGGAGATGTTCCTGGCCCTCGCGAAGGAAGAAGATCTGCATGCGAAGGTCCTGCGCGCCGAGGTGGACTCGATCGGCCAGTTCGGTTTCTGGTTCGACATGCAGGAATTCACGATGGAGAAGTGA
- the greA gene encoding transcription elongation factor GreA → MELLRAARHKLEEEAQRIEYELRIVLPKEIQAAMGQGDLSENAEYEAAKERQSTLHGRLGQIQKRLADLSRINVSDIPRDRAGLGSEVTVENLEDGSEITYTLVIPELADGNRSFVSIASPVGKGLMNRKTGDSVTITIPRGTLEYEVRRVVTMFGDVLEPAEG, encoded by the coding sequence ATGGAACTGTTGAGGGCGGCGAGGCACAAGCTCGAGGAAGAGGCGCAGCGGATCGAGTACGAGCTGCGGATCGTTCTCCCGAAGGAGATCCAGGCGGCGATGGGGCAGGGAGACCTCTCCGAGAACGCCGAGTACGAGGCGGCCAAGGAGCGGCAGTCGACGCTGCACGGGCGCCTCGGGCAGATCCAGAAGCGGCTGGCCGACCTCTCCCGCATCAACGTGTCGGACATCCCGAGGGACCGCGCGGGGCTGGGCAGCGAAGTCACGGTCGAGAACCTGGAGGACGGGTCGGAGATCACCTACACCCTGGTGATCCCGGAGCTGGCCGACGGGAACCGGTCGTTCGTGTCCATCGCCTCGCCGGTGGGGAAAGGGCTGATGAACCGGAAGACCGGCGACTCGGTGACCATCACGATCCCGCGCGGGACGCTCGAATACGAGGTCCGGCGGGTCGTCACCATGTTCGGGGACGTCCTGGAGCCGGCGGAAGGATAG
- a CDS encoding sugar phosphate nucleotidyltransferase, with amino-acid sequence MDHAVVLAGGSGTRFWPESRASRSKQFLDLTGGGPMIRETLDRLRPLVPPERTWIVAGKKDAPHLSPAALGVPRENILLEPEGRNTAPAIALAAGVVSRRDPGAVILATPADHAVGNVRAFRDVVRRGLRLARETGRFVTLGIPPTHPSTGYGYIERGRPFPGRVKSAFQVTRFAEKPDLPTAKRFLRTGRFDWNSGIFLFRTDAFADRLSRLLPEVDEPLRKALGGGRRGLARRLAEAYRRMPSVSIDHGILEKEKGILVLPADMGWSDLGTWRSLHEFLGEEGGNVAFGDVILDDCRNTLVRTDGGVVAVLGMEDTVVVRCGDAVLVCPRSRSEDVKRIAAEVRRRFPALA; translated from the coding sequence ATGGACCACGCGGTCGTGCTGGCCGGCGGCTCGGGGACCCGGTTCTGGCCGGAGAGCCGGGCGTCCCGGTCGAAGCAGTTCCTGGACCTCACCGGAGGCGGCCCCATGATCCGGGAGACGCTGGACCGGCTCCGCCCCCTCGTCCCTCCGGAGCGCACCTGGATCGTCGCCGGGAAAAAGGACGCCCCGCACCTCTCCCCCGCCGCGCTGGGCGTCCCCCGGGAGAATATCCTGCTGGAGCCCGAGGGGCGGAACACGGCCCCCGCGATCGCGCTGGCCGCGGGAGTCGTCTCCCGGCGCGACCCCGGGGCGGTCATCCTTGCGACCCCGGCGGACCATGCCGTCGGGAACGTCCGGGCGTTCCGCGATGTGGTCCGCAGGGGGCTCCGGCTGGCCCGGGAGACGGGACGCTTCGTCACCCTCGGCATCCCGCCGACCCACCCCTCCACCGGCTACGGATACATCGAGCGCGGCAGACCGTTCCCCGGACGGGTGAAGAGCGCCTTTCAGGTCACTCGGTTCGCCGAGAAGCCCGACCTGCCCACGGCGAAGCGGTTCCTGCGCACGGGGCGCTTCGACTGGAACAGCGGGATCTTCCTGTTCCGGACCGACGCCTTCGCGGACCGGCTCTCGAGACTCCTGCCGGAGGTGGACGAGCCGCTCCGGAAGGCGCTCGGCGGAGGAAGGAGGGGACTCGCCCGCCGGCTCGCGGAGGCGTACCGTCGCATGCCGTCCGTCTCGATCGACCACGGAATCCTCGAGAAGGAGAAGGGAATCCTGGTCCTCCCGGCGGACATGGGGTGGAGCGACCTGGGAACGTGGCGCTCGCTCCACGAGTTCCTCGGGGAGGAAGGAGGCAACGTCGCGTTCGGCGACGTCATCCTGGACGACTGCAGGAACACCCTCGTCCGGACGGACGGGGGTGTGGTCGCGGTCCTGGGAATGGAGGACACGGTGGTGGTCCGCTGCGGGGACGCCGTGCTCGTCTGCCCGCGCTCCCGGTCGGAGGACGTGAAGCGGATCGCGGCGGAGGTCCGCCGGCGCTTCCCCGCCCTCGCCTGA
- a CDS encoding DUF502 domain-containing protein: protein MVEQLKKSFVAGIFVLLPLWLTAALLHWFFGEVDQLFSPIVDGLVRRVVGGVDHIPGTGILTGLVILLLLGTLARNVAGQRLLDGIDRLIQRVPGFRSVYSAVQQLTNAFSPKNTASFKEVLLVEHPKPGSYAIGFRTMTVEEGGRRLVAAFIPTNHLYLGDVVFFDEEKVMRLDMSVEQAIRLLMSAGIASPREFRRIPPPGAC from the coding sequence GTGGTCGAACAGCTCAAGAAAAGTTTCGTCGCGGGGATCTTCGTTCTCCTTCCCCTCTGGCTGACGGCGGCGCTCCTCCACTGGTTCTTCGGGGAGGTGGACCAGCTGTTTTCCCCGATCGTGGACGGTCTCGTCCGGAGGGTCGTCGGGGGAGTGGACCATATCCCGGGGACGGGGATCCTTACCGGCCTGGTCATTCTCCTGCTGCTCGGCACCTTGGCCCGCAACGTGGCGGGGCAGCGGCTTCTCGACGGGATCGACCGGCTGATCCAGCGGGTCCCCGGCTTCCGCTCCGTCTATTCCGCCGTGCAGCAGCTCACGAACGCCTTCTCCCCGAAAAATACGGCGTCGTTCAAGGAGGTGCTCCTCGTGGAGCACCCGAAGCCGGGCAGCTACGCCATCGGGTTCCGCACGATGACTGTCGAGGAGGGCGGGCGGCGGCTGGTGGCGGCGTTCATCCCGACGAACCACCTGTACCTCGGCGACGTCGTCTTCTTCGACGAGGAGAAGGTCATGCGGCTGGACATGTCGGTCGAACAGGCGATCCGTCTGCTGATGTCCGCGGGCATCGCCTCGCCCCGGGAATTCCGGAGGATCCCCCCTCCGGGCGCCTGTTAG
- a CDS encoding ATP-binding protein translates to MPWIKISSSAAGPAKWSIVRIAAALLFFALGFAGNHFKLSLFYGFDFLFGSIFLIVLLNLAGIAWAVPAAVVATLCTYSFWHHPYGIVTFSLEILFLGIANRKRDRNIVLLDGMYWLLVGSPLNYLLYTGIMKASHHMVLFVILKQSVNGIFNALIASAILDYVPIRSWAGISGERKRVSIQQALFNLILAVLLLPVLFIMVMNSRKAFLDAEKTITNVLKSTSVETVFTVDRFLQRHLEGVEVLALSAGENGAAHPADLRDSIRTIRGLFPSFSYLYVADRDGRPVAAYPERYGTGEYGAGARASGMPLYEKMKDSLRPCVSDVFTESDGASPPVVALGVPIFGNGGFEGFALGVLDLVRFKEEITSVTEPHDVKTVIVDGQGRVVISAARMFQPTQPLNLREKGEVVPSRSGIFQWLPPKETAKSAFNRWTNSYYFLENPVGDIAPWKALLFVPVAPYQKQLYETTYIHTFSFMLVFIAVSIFFSEFLSRKLVHPFERLKEVTTDLPSKLAGREKIDWPESVLLEIHSLVRNFKAMTASLAEKFVQLKTANESLAGEKELLSVTLLSIGEGVITTDTSGRVALMNKVSEELTGWAQRDAGGRPLAEIFRTFDAKDPRKEIHPLRDAAAGALHVATDDLLLQSRDGAGHIVSGSYAPIRDPRGDILGGVLVFRDKTEKKKMEERLLNAQKLESVGVLAGGIAHDFNNLLSAIVGNLSMVKAGGNHPSVDSLEEIEKAAQRAVGLTQQLLTFSKGGAPVRKAVSVSELIRQSAVFVTRGSSVRCEFRIEPDLRPAFVDEGQLSQVVNNLVINAMQAMEKGGVVRISAENVRADSPPEGIRPAGAMVRVSVRDDGPGIPAEVLPRIFDPYFTTKERGSGLGLATVYSIVKRHDGHIEVESRPGEGTEFHVYLPVSEKLPETAGKPAEGPRNGKGSILLMDDEEAILRLAQRMLGKLGYETACSKDGAEAIGLYERALAAGQPYDAVIMDLTIPGGMGGKEAIGILKRIDPGVVAIVSSGYSNDPVLADPARFGFSGIVPKPYTLQMLSEVVHKAIDPPVRP, encoded by the coding sequence ATGCCCTGGATTAAGATATCGTCGTCGGCCGCCGGGCCGGCGAAATGGTCGATCGTCCGGATCGCGGCCGCGCTGCTGTTCTTTGCCTTGGGATTTGCGGGCAATCACTTCAAGCTCTCCCTCTTTTACGGCTTCGATTTCCTGTTCGGCAGCATCTTCCTGATCGTCCTGCTGAACCTGGCCGGCATCGCCTGGGCGGTGCCCGCCGCCGTCGTCGCGACGCTCTGCACGTACTCTTTCTGGCACCACCCGTACGGGATTGTCACCTTCTCGCTGGAAATCCTGTTCCTCGGGATCGCGAACCGGAAGAGGGACAGGAACATCGTCCTGCTGGACGGCATGTACTGGCTGCTCGTCGGGAGCCCGCTGAACTACCTCCTGTATACCGGGATCATGAAGGCGAGCCATCACATGGTCCTGTTCGTGATCCTGAAACAGAGCGTGAACGGGATCTTCAACGCCCTGATCGCCAGCGCCATCCTGGATTACGTCCCGATCCGCTCCTGGGCGGGAATATCGGGAGAGCGGAAGAGGGTCTCCATCCAGCAGGCGCTGTTCAACCTGATCCTTGCCGTGCTGCTGCTGCCGGTCCTGTTCATCATGGTCATGAACAGCCGGAAGGCGTTCCTGGACGCGGAAAAAACCATAACGAACGTGCTGAAGAGCACCTCGGTGGAGACCGTTTTCACGGTCGACCGGTTCCTCCAGAGGCACCTGGAGGGTGTCGAAGTCCTCGCCTTGTCCGCGGGAGAAAACGGGGCGGCGCACCCGGCGGACCTGCGGGACAGCATAAGGACGATCCGGGGGCTGTTCCCGTCCTTCAGCTACCTGTACGTTGCCGACCGGGACGGCAGGCCCGTCGCAGCGTACCCGGAGAGATACGGAACGGGAGAGTACGGGGCCGGCGCGCGCGCCTCCGGAATGCCGCTCTACGAGAAAATGAAAGACTCCCTGCGCCCCTGCGTGTCGGACGTCTTCACGGAGTCCGACGGCGCGTCCCCGCCCGTGGTCGCATTGGGCGTGCCGATATTCGGGAACGGGGGATTCGAGGGATTCGCGCTCGGAGTCCTCGACCTGGTCCGCTTCAAGGAGGAGATTACATCGGTCACGGAGCCCCATGATGTGAAGACGGTGATCGTCGACGGGCAGGGCAGGGTCGTCATCTCCGCCGCCAGGATGTTCCAGCCGACGCAGCCCCTGAACCTGCGCGAAAAGGGAGAGGTCGTTCCGTCGCGATCCGGGATCTTCCAGTGGCTTCCCCCGAAGGAGACGGCGAAATCGGCGTTCAACCGCTGGACGAATTCGTATTATTTCCTCGAAAACCCCGTGGGAGACATCGCCCCGTGGAAGGCCCTGCTGTTCGTTCCCGTGGCCCCGTACCAGAAGCAGCTCTACGAAACCACTTATATCCACACCTTCTCTTTCATGCTCGTCTTCATCGCGGTGTCGATCTTCTTTTCCGAGTTCCTGAGCCGGAAGCTGGTCCACCCCTTCGAACGGCTCAAGGAGGTGACGACCGACCTTCCCTCGAAGCTCGCCGGCCGGGAGAAGATCGACTGGCCGGAATCCGTCCTGCTGGAGATCCATTCCCTTGTCCGCAACTTCAAGGCGATGACCGCATCCCTGGCGGAGAAGTTCGTCCAGCTCAAGACCGCCAACGAATCGCTGGCGGGAGAAAAGGAGCTGCTGTCGGTCACCCTGCTCAGCATCGGCGAGGGAGTGATCACCACGGACACGTCGGGGCGGGTGGCGCTGATGAACAAGGTTTCGGAGGAGCTGACGGGCTGGGCGCAGCGGGACGCCGGGGGGCGGCCGCTCGCCGAGATCTTCCGGACCTTCGACGCGAAGGACCCGCGCAAGGAGATCCACCCGCTGCGGGATGCGGCGGCGGGCGCGCTCCACGTCGCGACCGACGACCTGCTCCTGCAGTCCCGGGACGGCGCCGGCCACATCGTCTCCGGCAGCTACGCGCCGATCCGCGACCCGCGGGGAGACATCCTCGGCGGGGTCCTGGTGTTCCGGGACAAAACGGAAAAGAAGAAGATGGAGGAGCGGCTGCTGAACGCCCAGAAGCTCGAATCGGTCGGCGTGCTGGCGGGCGGGATCGCGCACGACTTCAACAACCTTCTTTCGGCGATCGTCGGGAACCTCTCCATGGTGAAGGCCGGGGGGAACCACCCTTCCGTCGATTCCCTGGAGGAGATCGAGAAGGCCGCCCAGCGGGCCGTCGGGTTGACCCAGCAGCTCCTGACGTTTTCCAAGGGCGGGGCGCCGGTCCGGAAGGCGGTGTCCGTCTCCGAGCTGATCCGGCAGTCCGCCGTGTTCGTCACCCGGGGGTCGAGCGTCCGCTGCGAGTTCCGCATCGAGCCGGACCTGCGGCCCGCGTTCGTCGACGAGGGGCAGCTGAGCCAGGTCGTGAACAACCTCGTGATCAACGCGATGCAGGCGATGGAGAAGGGCGGCGTGGTCCGGATCTCCGCGGAGAACGTGCGCGCGGATTCGCCGCCGGAGGGGATCCGGCCGGCGGGGGCCATGGTGAGGGTGTCGGTGCGGGACGATGGCCCCGGCATTCCCGCCGAGGTCCTTCCCCGGATCTTCGATCCGTACTTCACGACCAAGGAGCGCGGCAGCGGGCTGGGGCTGGCGACCGTGTACTCCATCGTCAAGCGGCACGACGGCCATATCGAGGTGGAGTCCCGTCCGGGAGAGGGGACGGAGTTTCACGTGTACCTTCCGGTTTCCGAGAAGCTTCCGGAAACCGCAGGGAAGCCGGCAGAGGGACCCCGGAACGGGAAGGGGAGCATTCTCCTGATGGACGACGAGGAAGCCATCCTGCGTCTCGCCCAAAGGATGCTGGGCAAGCTGGGGTACGAGACGGCCTGCTCGAAGGACGGCGCGGAGGCGATCGGCCTGTACGAGCGGGCGCTCGCCGCGGGGCAACCGTACGACGCGGTCATCATGGACCTGACGATCCCGGGAGGGATGGGGGGGAAGGAAGCGATCGGGATCCTGAAAAGGATCGATCCCGGCGTCGTCGCCATCGTCTCCAGCGGCTATTCGAACGACCCGGTCCTCGCCGATCCGGCCCGGTTCGGGTTCTCGGGCATCGTGCCGAAGCCGTACACGCTCCAGATGCTGAGCGAGGTCGTGCACAAGGCGATCGATCCGCCCGTCAGGCCGTGA